The proteins below are encoded in one region of Purpureocillium takamizusanense chromosome 11, complete sequence:
- a CDS encoding uncharacterized protein (EggNog:ENOG503P0BS~COG:B), with product MIAQPNGKQKRRKISLACEPCRERKSRCDGAKPICSTCRRRSLGLERCVYKLENARTASTDEYIKVLHSRIRRLERACIDADVPLPSLDQNQEQLPDAAVGPQLTSPRERGQDLSIHGAPTWTKPATPFSERGGTPTPVEYGKGTPGRAGISLNSPNSLGQPDNGQAQPDADMAPQAAPSSVSAMGTVMTEDNVSSSEDFYGSSSTASFLKEAFDSMKDKETSAPCLPREYALHASRDVGRDWRRDASYYVPSHKFSLPPRELADHLMDCFRKQVYYMYPFFHLPSFMNAYRSLWQTSSEPREPSIPGLGLGCYPEADANTISFHCALNAIFSLSCHYSDLGPADRLAASHTFFMRTKAFVGLDLLESNNLSVVQTLLILALALQSTPYPSRCWNATGVACRVAQGLGLHTEHRQDARRDLEKEVRRRTWYGCVTMDMLVSMTYGRPTMTTHISLLPLPTGNECDSPSDKSRSTQNQQVLPRFRFYHESVRLCRILEEILSKVYQPWMNREDPGFSMPPSAEHTKSHNLDTIFKLHEKLSEFEASLPDDLTWHQDAKMSPGSEEDRTLLAAQRELLHARFIYLRIMLLRPVLTQLAAKERHKPADRSIFEPLSDPILAGMTLQCSRMCVEAAIELLQLIHGTYSSHTTGAWWWDVLYASTAGTVLIIAKTCPFLLPSLSQAQMAQSWEDCQDILKCVAAFNTCGQQSLKLLKTIYNKISAASLYTQTHPTQGPDMGSSSGYDAAAVVEDGGHDLTAEVRLEASQELQGLENFDALDSFFQWEKSTFDNMGTAAFF from the exons ATGATTGCACAGCCCAACGGCAAGCAAAAGCGTCGCAAGATCTCACTGGCCTGCGAGCCCTGTCGGGAGCGCAAGTCCCGCTGTGACGGCGCCAAGCCGATATGCTCGacgtgtcgccgccgctcgctggGCCTGGAGCGCTGCGTATACAAGTTGGAGAATGCACGGACGGCCAGCACGGATGA ATACATCAAGGTCTTACATAGTCGCATACGTCGATTAGAGAGGGCGTGCATAGACGCGGACGTGCCCCTGCCGTCTTTAGATCAGAATCAGGAGCAACTGcctgatgccgccgtcggcccccAACTTACATCTCCAAGAGAACGTGGTCAAGACTTGTCCATACACGGCGCCCCAACCTGGACTAAACCTGCGACCCCTTTCTCAGAGCGCGGCGGTACTCCCACGCCTGTCGAGTACGGGAAAGGAAcacctgggcgggcgggcatctcACTCAACTCTCCCAAcagcctcggccagccggaCAATGGCCAGGCGCAGCCCGACGCCGATATGGCGCCTCAGGCGGCTCCCAGCAGCGTGTCGGCCATGGGAACGGTCATGACCGAGGACAATGTCAGTAGTTCCGAGGACTTTTACGGGAGCTCCTCCACGGCATCATTCCTCAAGGAGGCATTCGACTCGATGAAAGACAAGGAGACTTCCGCTCCGTGTCTGCCCCGAGAGTACGCCCTGCACGCCTCCCGGGATGTCGGCCGCGATTGGCGTCGCGATGCTTCGTACTACGTTCCCTCACACAAGTTTTCCCTGCCTCCACGCGAGCTGGCCGATCACCTCATGGACTGCTTCCGCAAACAGGTGTACTACATGTACCCCTTTTTCCACCTGCCGTCCTTTATGAACGCCTACCGCAGCCTCTGGCAGACGAGCTCGGAGCCTCGCGAGCCGTCCATCCCTGGActcgggctgggctgctatcccgaggccgacgccaacACCATATCCTTCCACTGcgccctcaacgccatcTTCTCGCTCTCGTGCCACTACTCGGACCTGGGCCCCGCGGACAggctcgccgcgtcgcacACCTTCTTCATGCGCACCAAGGCCTTTGTGGGgctcgacctcctcgagtCGAACAACCTGAGCGTCGTGCAGACGCTGCTGATCCTGGCGCTTGCGCTGCAGAGCACGCCGTATCCGAGTCGGTGTTGGAACGCGACGGGCGTCGCGTGTAGGGTCGCTCaggggctggggctgcacACGGAGCATCGACAGGACGCTCGGCGGGAcctggagaaggaggtgCGGCGAAGGACGTGGTACGGCTGTGTGACCATGGACAT GCTCGTGAGCATGACATACGGGAGGCCGACCATGACAACACACATATCCCTGCTTCCGCTCCCCACTGGCAACGAATGCGACTCGCCAAGCGACAAGTCTCGCTCCACGCAGAATCAGCAGGTGCTCCCACGGTTCCGCTTCTACCACGAGAGCGTCCGCTTGTGTCGTATCCTAGAGGAAATTCTGTCCAAGGTCTACCAGCCGTGGATGAACCGTGAGGACCCAGGCTTCTCAATGCCGCCATCCGCGGAGCATACCAAGTCCCACAATCTGGATACAATCTTTAAGCTTCATGAGAAGCTCTCCGAGTTTGAAGCGTCCCTGCCGGATGACCTGACATGGCACCAGGACGCCAAAATGAGCCCAGGCTCAGAGGAGGATCGCACGCTGCTGGCTGCACAGAGAGAACTTCTTCACGCACG GTTCATCTACCTGCGTATAATGCTTCTTCGCCCTGTGCTCACGCAactcgccgccaaggagcGCCACAAGCCAGCAGACAGGTCCATATTCGAGCCCTTGTCCGATCCGATCCTGGCGGGAATGACTCTTCAGTGTTCTCGCATGTGTGTAGAAGCCGCCATAGAGCTCCTGCAGCTCATTCACGGAACCTACAGCTCTCACACAACTGGCGCTTGGTGGTGGGACGTGCTCT ACGCTTCCACCGCTGGGACggtcctcatcatcgccaaaACCTGCCCATTCCTCCTCCCTTCGCTCAGCCAAGCTCAGATGGCGCAGTCTTGGGAAGACTGCCAGGATATCCTCAAATGTGTCGCCGCATTCAACACGTGCGGCCAGCAGTCGCTCAAGCTCCTGAAGACCATCTACAACAAAATCTCGGCTGCATCACTTT ACACTCAGACACACCCCACGCAAGGACCAGATATGGGATCGAGCAGCGGAtacgatgctgctgccgtcgtggaggatggcggccatgacctCACCGCCGAGGTTCGTCTCGAGGCAAGCCAGGAGCTTCAGGGGCTGGAAAATTTTGACGCTTTGGACTCTTTCTTCCAATGGGAAAAGTCAACCTTTGACAACATGGGCACCGCAGCCTTCTTCTGA
- the atp12 gene encoding ATP synthase mitochondrial F1 complex assembly factor 2 (BUSCO:EOG09264L6D~COG:C~EggNog:ENOG503NVZS) produces MRPPNQLPVRLLPRAIRATPAARPFHCTVAKAANVAPIVGTGPPPEPPTPAVRNVNERVERRKKQAEMLKAAKIIRTAKDGKQTTLRKRFWKDVSVQEVDGSLQIFLDSRPLRHPQTKEIIRLPVSKPNLAAAIALEWDVLTSAQQATKQHLIPLTSLVCRAVDIAEDDASNPSGTAKIRKDIATTVMRYLDTDSLLCWAPPAGDFDLRNDAGESLRDVQKQTAEETVSFLTTHVWPGVTIEPVLDGHAILPRKQPEGVREVVQGWVEGLNSWEIAGLERATLAGKSLVAAARFISAWSEGPVGKRELNVDYKFGIEEAAKAVSLEVDWQATQWGEVEDTHDVNKEDVRRQLGSVVLLVSGTGNPA; encoded by the exons ATGAGGCCGCCAAATCAATTGCCCGTGCGGCTACTGCCGCGGGCCATCAGAGCGACACCCGCTGCGCGCCCATTTCATTGTACCGTCGCAAAGGCCGCCAATGTCGCACCGATCGTCGGAACcggtccgccgccggagccccCAACCCCCGCGGTTCGAAACGTCAACGAGCGAGTCGAGCGTCGCAAGAAGCAGGCCGAGATGCTCAAAGCCGCCAAGATCATCCGGACTGCCAAGGACGGGAAGCagacgacgctgcgcaaGAGATTCTGGAAGGACGTCAGCGTCCAGGAGGTGGATG GGTCGCTGCAGATTTTCCTGGACTCGCGGCCGTTGCGGCATCCTCAAACCAAAGAGATTATCCGATTGCCCGTCTCGAAACCgaacctcgccgccgccatcgcgctCGAGTGGGACGTCTTGACCTCGGCTCAACAGGCGACGAAACAGCACTTGATACCCCTTACGAGTCTCGTCTGTCGAGCGgtcgacatcgccgaggatgatgccTCTAACCCATCAGGCACCGCCAAGATCCGGAAAGACATTGCCACTACGGTGATGAGATACCTTGACACCGACTCCCTCCTGTGCTGGGCTCCGCCAGCCGGCGACTTTGACCTCCGCAACGACGCAGGCGAATCGTTGCGAGATGTGCAGAAGCAGACCGCGGAAGAGACAGTTTCCTTCCTGACGACGCACGTCTGGCCTGGCGTTACGATCGAGCCTGTTCTGGACGGACATGCGATCCTCCCGCGGAAGCAGCCCGAGGGCGTGCGCGAGGTCGTGCAGGGCTGggtcgagggcctcaacTCCTGGGAGATTGCCGGGTTAGAGCGGGCAACGCTGGCGGGCAAGAGCCTTGTTGCCGCAGCGCGATTCATCTCCGCATGGAGCGAAGGCCCTGTCGGCAAGCGCGAGCTCAACGTGGACTACAAGTTTGGTatcgaggaggccgccaaggccgttAGTCTTGAGGTGGACTGGCAGGCAACGCAGTGGGGTGAGGTGGAAGACACCCACGATGTCAACAAGGAGGACGTTCGAAGGCAGCTCGGTAGTGTTGTTCTGCTGGTGTCGGGCACGGGCAACCCTGCATAG
- the SEC21 gene encoding coatomer subunit gamma (EggNog:ENOG503NW2T~BUSCO:EOG09260JTZ~COG:U) produces MSYGKKDEDADLGLVKVDRTQVFQEARLFNSSPIQPRRCRILLTKIALLLYTGEKFPTNEATTLFFGISKLFQNKDASLRQMVHLVIKEIANSAEDIIMVTSTIMKDTGGSSDAIFRPNAIRALCRIIDATTVQSIERVMKTAIVDKNPSVSSAALVSSYHLLPIAKEVVRRWQSETQEAAASTKSSGGFSLGFSSSSGQMPMNNSTMAQYHAIGLLYQMRMHDRMALVKMVQQFGAAGAIKNPAATVMLVRLAAQLAEEDASLRRPMMQLLDGWLRHKSEMVNFEAAKAICDMRDVTDNEVTQAVHVLQLFLTSPRAVTKFAALRILHNFASFKPTAVATCNPDIELLISNSNRSIATFAITTLLKTGNEASVDRLMKQISGFMSEITDEFKITIVEAIRTLCLKFPNKQAGMLTFLSGILRDEGGYEFKRAVVESMFDLIKFVPDSKEEALAHLCEFIEDCEFTKLAVRILHLIGLEGPKTAQPTKYIRYIYNRVVLENAIVRAAAVTALAKFGVGQKDPDVKASVKVLLTRCLDDVDDEVRDRAALNLKLMGEEDDEMARNFVKNDNMFSLPAFEHRLVMYVTSDDKSAFDDPFDIKNIPVVTREQADAEDRTKKLTATAPTLKAPKVGPTKAPATGAEAAATASAQAQRYAEELMQIPEMKEFGYVLKSSPVVELTEAETEYVVALVKHIFKEHIVLEYEVKNTLPDTVLENVSVVATPSEEDELEELFIIPAEKLATNEPGKVYVAFKKVNGEGSLPVTSFSNILKFTSKEIDPSTNEPEETGYDDEYEVSEFDLAGADYIVPTFASNFNHLWEQIGASGEEAEETLQLSGLKSIADATEQLAKTLSLQPLDGTDVPINPSTHTLKLLGKTVGGGRVVATVRMAFSSKSGVTTKITVRSEEENVAALVIASVA; encoded by the exons ATGAGCTACGGCAAAaaggacgaggatgccgaccTGGGCCTGGTCAAGGTGGATCGTACCCAGGTCTTCCAAGAAG CGCGTCTGTTCAATAGCTCACCGATCCAacctcgacgatgtcgcATTCTCCTGACCAAGatcgccctgctgctctACACCGGCGAAAAGTTCCCGACCAACGAAGCTACGACACTTTTCTTCGGAATCTCAAAGCTCTTCCAGAACAAGGATGCCAGTCTCCGGCAGATGGTCCACCTTGTCATCAAGGAGATTGCCAACTCCGCCGAGGACATCATCATGGTCACCAGCACCATTATGAAGGATACCGGTGGTAgcagcgacgccatcttcCGCCCCAACGCCATCCGAGCTCTTTGCCGCATCATTGAC GCTACCACGGTGCAATCGATCGAGCGAGTAATGAAGACTGCGATTGTGGATAAGAACCCCTCTGTCTCTTCCGCTGCACTGGTCTCCTCCTACCACCTGCTCCCGATCGCCAAGGAGGTCGTGCGCCGATGGCAAAGCGAGACccaggaggccgccgcctcgaccaaGTCCAGCGGCGGCTTCTCGCTCGGATTCTCGTCTTCCAGCGGCCAGATGCCGATGAACAACTCCACCATGGCTCAGTATCATGCGATTGGCTTGCTCTATCAGATGCGCATGCATGATCGCATGGCGCTGGTGAAGATGGTACAGCAGTTCGGCGCCGCGGGTGCCATCAAgaaccccgccgccaccgtcatgCTTGTCCGGCTTGCCGCCCAgctggcggaggaggatgcctCGCTGCGTCGACCCATGAtgcagcttctcgacggcTGGTTGAGGCACAAGAGCGAGATGGTCAActtcgaggcggccaaggctaTCTGCGACATGAGAGATGTCACTGACAACGAGGTCACCCAGGCCGTTCACGTCCTGCAGCTGTTCCTCACTTCTCCACGTGCCGTCACCAAGTTTGCCGCGCTCCGAATACTTCACAACTTTGCATCATTCAAGCCtaccgccgtcgccactTGCAATCCCGATATTGAGCTCCTGATCTCCAACAGCAACCGCTCGATCGCCACCTTTGCTATTACCACGTTGCTTAAGACGGGTAATGAGGCTAGCGTGGACCGACTGATGAAGCAGATTTCGGGCTTCATGTCCGAAATCACCGACGAGTTCAAGATCACGATCGTGGAGGCAATCCGCACGCTTTGCCTCAAGTTCCCCAACAAGCAGGCCGGCATGCTGACTTTCCTGAGCGGCATCTTGCGCGACGAAGGCGGTTACGAGTTCAAGCGCGCGGTCGTGGAGAGCATGTTTGACCTCATCAAGTTCGTCCCCGACTCtaaggaggaggcgctcgcccaCCTCTGCGAATTCATTGAGGACTGCGAGTTCACCAAGCTGGCTGTCCGCATCCTTCACCTCATCGGACTGGAAGGCCCCAAGACTGCCCAACCGACCAAGTACATTCGATACATCTACAATCGCGTGGTTCTCGAGAACGCCATTGTtcgagcagccgccgtcaCAGCTCTGGCCAAATTTGGCGTTGGCCAGAAGGACCCCGACGTCAAGGCCAGCGTCAAGGTGCTCCTCACACGATGCCTGGAcgatgttgacgacgaggtgcgcgaccGCGCTGCTCTGAACCTGAAGCTTATGGgtgaggaggatgatgagaTGGCCCGTAACTTTGTCAAGAATG ACAACATGTTTTCTCTCCCAGCGTTCGAGCATCGGCTTGTCATGTATGTCACGTCGGACGACAAGTCCGCGTTTGATGATCCCTTCGACATCAAGAACATCCCTGTGGTCACCCGTGAGcaagccgacgccgaggaccgcACCAAGAAGCTCACCGCTACCGCCCCAACATTGAAGGCGCCCAAGGTGGGCCCGACGAAGGCGCCTGCCACCGGAGCGGAGGCCGCAGCCACTGCTTCTGCCCAGGCTCAGCGCTACGCCGAGGAACTCATGCAGATCCCCGAGATGAAGGAGTTTGGCTATGTCCTGAAATCGTCGCCTGTTGTTGAGCTCACAGAGGCTGAGACTGAGTATGTGGTGGCGCTGGTGAAGCACATCTTCAAGGAGCATATCGTTCTTGAATACGAGGTTAAGAACACGCTGCCTGATACTGTCCTCGAGAACGTTTCTGTGGTCGCCACGCCATCtgaagaggacgagctggaggagctctTCATCATTCCGGCGGAGAAGCTGGCGACAAACGAGCCCGGCAAAGTCTATGTCGCGTTCAAGAAGGTCAACGGCGAGGGCTCGCTGCCGGTCACATCATTTTCCAACATCCTCAAGTTCACTAGCAAGGAAATCGACCCCTCGACCAACGAGCCCGAAGAGACAggctacgacgacgagtatGAGGTCTCCGAATTTGACCTTGCTGGCGCCGACTACATCGTTCCGACATTTGCCAGCAACTTCAACCACCTCTGGGAGCAGATTGGCGCCTCCGGGGAAGAAGCAGAGGAGACGTTGCAGCTCAGCGGTCTCAAGAGCATCGCCG ATGCAACGGAGCAGCTGGCAAAGACGTTGTCACTACAGCCATTGGACGGCACGGACGTGCCCATCAATCCGAGCACGCACACACTGAAGCTTTTGGGCAAGACGGTTGGTGGCGGTCGTGTGGTGGCTACGGTACGGATGGCCTTCTCTTCAAAATCGGGCGTGACGACAAAGATTACAGTCCGAAGCGAAGAGGAGAACGTGGCAGCGTTGGTGATTGCATCGGTGGCATAA
- a CDS encoding uncharacterized protein (COG:S~EggNog:ENOG503P44F) — translation MASPSSLARYTLVFYAPPGAVAVCKAAIFAAGAGRYPGAGNYTECCWSATGTGQFRPGDAANPHIGTVGALEETPETRVETLCVSRDVARKAVEALKSVHPYEEPAYQVYKVEDL, via the exons atggcgtcgccgtcgtcgctcgcaCGCTACACCCTCGTCTTCTACGCACCCCCgggagccgtcgccgtgtgcaaggccgccatcttcgccgccggcgctgggcgctACCCCGGCGCGGGCAACTACACCGAGTGCTGCTGGTCCGCCACCGGCACGGGCCAGTTCCGAccaggcgacgccgccaacccgCACATCGGCACCGTCGGTgcgctcgaggagacgcCAGAGACGCGTGTCGAGACACTCTGCGTCAGCCGAGACGTGGCAcgcaaggccgtcgaggccctcaaaTC CGTACACCCATACGAGGAGCCAGCCTACCAAGTCTACAAGGTGGAGGATTTGTGA
- the EFR3 gene encoding plasma membrane localization protein (COG:S~EggNog:ENOG503NXMZ), with the protein MNAIQQKCRPKHQVLVLKCYPRTSKGAVDVKPNSSELSYLLFYATNRRSKIQKIGAFLEKKTASDVWRMRIGNVQVTLGILAALVEKSPKDVALIAPCILRVLDLVLRSDDITMIESSLPTFEAFCEHHGASSLFADHSYLQQYQAIVRSYAQLASPHHVPAKGGPVSRPVQLRWRNAGLDAIKCVASSDALSSVVGRQVDVIVPMILENMWTDDDHFLDLLHGRVQTGERSEADKMFRRRNSVNTVRTADTAGDTNPLAISGTAMDVDKLAEEDIGVLAMQCLKNIFVVPNRAQIHMATFSLLKFISQKVAQGEDVVVPTEKGDEGDAGWAVKIYGIVARWAPVQDRYVILVAALETMMKTPVKDDTLRQHLTLTAMMRSLLRSDTNLIGLSMMDVLLGLVKQTKRLFQLHNGSAHEGSQSEEKTDAEKEPQNRTQRKGLLHQLERCIGDLATHVYYADQISDMVSALVSKLKPGRTASISSLGQVDKRDANENGGPASSNVDLPGHQSPPSDTDFSYKRSKVSALRVIKAILLVANPKTRMSGNKDLSRNRVPVTVWEGTQWLVRDPDGQVRRAYVDALATWLDRETVKSDADAQDDANLQSRSSTAKHSRDMPSSRRAVSGASKGERQPRARRSQFLPLLHLAIYDSALQFVDFDSDIAFLHNLLTRLVFSLGVNATRYGIPMIYRLQEDVLALDQPIHKVRIAALCHGYFWVLTEKFDFESSVVGLAIQNEIIRRRSKGFWVQGVQVPPPLLDHLGTPGHTGPPPTWDLSALETEELLPFDDRTSLVECVATGYRESSLSPPASPAASPGRSHTTPILGSSMNSLPPGEHGHDLPGIFRDNMLAEWSRDSALSALAECKTESITGSKTGTTGTNQNRLTINTAGVNGGGYQPASPFGSMRNLRPHSSQVHGDRLNSMTNLRKTSMRSAVSPSISESSKGGIASVEQLKMILAGNVSPQMAGIPGVDEDEDDSGDSMVSFEYTPSEEESFSPTTQPDNGGTMGDALSRTVSGSKFKGPLSSNPTYQVNCEDEEDVPPVPPLPNLSSLSNKGSMLHGDVSVHDYAASSVRRNLSSRGGDSVRAKSLRSREDGRGTDLQDLLRGIDSRAGEGSLGNLTKPPY; encoded by the exons ATGAACGCCATCCAGCAAAAGTGCCGGCCCAAGCACCAGGTGCTGGTGCTCAAGTGCTACCCGCGCACCTCAAAgggggccgtcgacgtcaagcCCAACAGCAGCGAGCTGAGCTACCTGCTCTTCTACGCCACCAATCGCCGCTCTAAGATCCAGAAGATTGGCGCGTTTctcgagaagaagacggccagcgATGTCTGGCGCATGCGCATCGG GAACGTGCAGGTGACGCTCGGCATCCTagctgccctcgtcgagaAGTCGCCAAAAGAtgtcgccctcatcgccccCTGTATCCTCCGCGTACTCGACCTCGTACTGCGCTCCGACGACATCACCATGATCGAGTCCTCGCTTCCCACATTCGAGGCCTTTTGCGAGCATCACGGAGCGTCCTCTCTCTTCGCAGACCACTCGTACTTGCAACAGTACCAGGCCATTGTGCGCTCGTACGCGCAGCTGGCGTCGCCACACCATGTGccggccaagggcggcccCGTCAGCCGTCCCGTCCAGCTGCGCTGGCGAaacgccggcctcgacgcaaTCAAATGCGTCGCTTCATCGGATGCCCTGTCGTCGGTCGTCGGTCGCCAGGTCGACGTGATAGTCCCCATGATACTGGAGAATATGtggaccgacgacgaccactTTCTCGATCTACTCCATGGCCGCGTGCAGACGGGAGAAAGGTCAGAGGCGGACAAGATGTTTCGTCGGAGGAACAGCGTCAACACGGTCAGGACTGCCGATACGGCGGGCGACACGAACCCACTAGCCATCTCCGGGACTGCCATGGACGTCGACAAGCTTGCCGAGGAAGATATTGGGGTGCTGGCCATGCAGTGCCTCAAGAACATCTTTGTGGTCCCCAACAGGGCTCAAATTCACATGGCCACTTTTTCTCTGCTCAAGTTCATCTCGCAGAAGGTAGCGCAGGGCGAAGACGTGGTTGTGCCCACGGAAAAGGGTGATGAAGGCGACGCTGGGTGGGCAGTCAAAATTTACGGCATTGTCGCAAGGTGGGCACCGGTGCAAGATCGCTATGTCATCCTGGTCGCCGCACTCGAaacgatgatgaagacgcccGTCAAGGACGACACCCTCAGACAGCATCTTACCTTAACGGCAATGATGCGGTCCCTGTTGAGATCGGACACAAACCTAATCGGGCTAAGCATGATGGATGTgctgcttggcctcgtcaAGCAAACTAAGAGGCTGTTTCAGCTTCACAATGGCTCAGCACACGAGGGGAGTCAGAGCGAAGAGAAGACAGACGCCGAGAAGGAGCCCCAGAATAGGACGCAGCGCAAGGGTCTACTCCACCAACTCGAAAGATGCATAGGCGATCTTGCAACGCATGTCTACTACGCCGACCAAATTTCAGACATGGTGTCAGCCCTGGTTAGCAAGCTCAAGCCCGGCCGAACCGCCAGCATTAGCTCCCTTGGCCAGGTCGACAAGCGAGACGCCAACGAAAATGGCGGGCCGGCCTCGTCTAACGTCGACTTGCCAGGCCAtcagtcgccgccgtccgacACGGACTTCTCGTACAAGAGGAGCAAGGTATCGGCGTTGAGGGTGATCAAGGCCATTCTGCTCGTCGCGAATCCAAAGACGCGCATGAGCGGAAACAAAGACCTTTCGCGAAACCGCGTCCCTGTCACGGTCTGGGAGGGGACGCAGTGGCTGGTGCGCGACCCGGACGGTCAGGTGCGAAGGGCGTACGTGGATGCGCTGGCGACCTGGCTGGATCGAGAGACGGTTAAGTCGGATGCAGACGCGCAGGACGACGCCAACCTTCAGTCACGATCGTCCACCGCCAAGCATAGCCGCGATATGCCGAGCTCACGACGAGCAGTGTCAGGCGCGTCAAAGGGCGAAAGGCAGCCGAGAGCGCGGCGCTCGCAATTCTTGCCACTGCTGCACCTGGCCATCTACGACAGTGCACTCCAATTTGTCGACTTTGACAGCGACATTGCATTCTTGCACAACCTACTCACGAGGCTAGTCTTCAGCCTTGGAGTTAACGCGACTCGTTATGGCATTCCCATGATCTATCGCCTTCAAGAAGATGTGCTGGCGCTTGATCAGCCGATTCACAAAGTTCGGATCGCTGCCCTGTGCCATGGTTACTTTTGGGTTCTGACCGAAAAGTTCGACTTTGAGTCGTCCGTAGTTGGTCTGGCCATTCAGAACGAGATCATTCGGCGCAGAAGCAAGGGCTTCTGGGTTCAGGGTGTTCAGGTTCCTCCGCCATTGCTCGACCATCTTGGAACGCCCGGCCACACCGGACCGCCGCCTACGTGGGACCTCAGCGCGCTCGAGACAGAAGAGTTGCTACCTTTCGACGACCGTACGTCTCTCGTTGAGTGCGTTGCCACGGGCTACAGGGAGAGCTCCTTGTCCCCTCCCGCAAGCCCGGCAGCCTCGCCAGGGCGCTCTCACACCACCCCCATTCTTGGATCGAGCATGAATTCGCTGCCTCCGGGTGAGCACGGCCATGATCTCCCCGGCATCTTCCGCGACAACATGCTTGCTGAGTGGTCGAGGGACTCTGCCCTTTCGGCGCTGGCCGAGTGTAAAACCGAGTCCATTACGGGCTCCAAGACAGGCACCACGGGGACCAATCAGAACCGACTCACGATCAATACGGCTGGCGTCAATGGAGGCGGGTACcagccggcgtcgccgtttgGCAGCATGCGCAATCTGCGACCACATTCGTCTCAAGTGCATGGCGACCGACTCAACTCGATGACGAACCTCCGCAAGACGAGCATGCGAAGCGCCGTGTCGCCTTCGATCTCCGAGTCTAGCAAAGGAGGCATAGCTTCCGTGGAGCAGTTGAAGATGATCTTGGCCGGCAACGTTTCGCCACAAATGGCGGGCAtccccggcgtcgacgaggacgaggacgacagcggcgatAGCATGGTCAGTTTCGAGTACACCCCGTCAGAAGAGGAGAGCTTCAGCCCGACCACACAACCGGACAACGGCGGAACGATGGGTGATGCGTTGAGCAGGACCGTTTCGGGCTCCAAGTTCAAGGGGCCATTGTCTTCAAACCCTACTTATCAGGTCAActgcgaggacgaggaggacgtgCCTCCTGTCCCACCGCTGCCGAACCTGAGCTCTTTGTCGAACAAGGGGAGCATGCTGCACGGCGACGTTTCCGTGCACGACTATGCGGCGAGCTCTGTTCGCCGAAACCTCAGCAGCCGTGGTGGAGACAGCGTGCGAGCCAAGTCTTTGCGGTCTCGAGAGGACGGCCGGGGTACGGACTTGCAGGATCTTCTTCGTGGTATCGATAGCAGGGCTGGAGAAGGCAGTCTCGGAAATCTGACGAAGCCACCCTACTAA